Genomic segment of Drosophila biarmipes strain raj3 chromosome 2L, RU_DBia_V1.1, whole genome shotgun sequence:
aattaactctATCAGCAGCGGAAACCAATTATCCCGATCTGGCCGCAAGAGCTCTACTGCGCCTTCATCAACATCAAAAAGAACAGCATCAACATCACAACCCACACATCCACAAGATTTCGAGTGTGCAGTTTACGCAGCACCAGCGATTTCTGGGCAAGACGCAGCAGCAAAACGGCGATATCACTCCTAAGTCGCCCAAATCCGCCATTGTGAAACAAAATGTAAGCCCCCCACAACAGGGAAACAGCAACACTTTTGGAGGCAACAATGGGAAGCGCAAACGCTCCTGGTCGCGAGCCGTCTTTACGAATTTGCAGCGCAAGGGTTTGGAGATCCAGTTTCAGCAGCAAAAATACATCACCAAGCCTGATCGCCGAAAGCTAGCGACTCGACTGAACCTCACCGACGCTCAGGTGAGTTAAAAAtaaggtttattttttaaattaaagcctGCCTGTCTGTTTGCGCTGCCCAGAACCTAAAGAATCTGCATGTCAAATTCAAACTTTCaagcttttataattttcaaaatcaccataaaaatttgtcatttcttttaattttttgacatattatctttcatatttatattacATACTTTTTCTATCAACCTAATATATTACTCCGCCTATTAGGTTAAGGTGTGGTTCCAAAACCGTCGCATGAAGTGGCGGCACACGCGGGAGAATCTAAAAAGCGGGCAGGAAAAGCAAAGTACCGTACCAGCACCCGAAAGTTCCGTGAAAGCTTTTACGCAATCGGAAGGTAGTACTCACCATGTAGCTATCGATTACAGTTCTGATAGTTGTTCTAGCGTGGATCTAAGTGAAGAGCCCGATGACGATGATAATATTGAGATTAATGTGGTGGAGTAGGCCCAAATGTATATGTTCGTTTTATGCAATGTAGATGTATTTACTTTAATCGTTAATAGCCGTAATTTagataaataaactaaaaagatttaatttatttaatttactttattatttgtaattttctttattgTTGTCAAAAAAGGCCTGCGGtaattttgttaaagatttttttccttCAAATGGTTTATAACGGTTTTATGACTCATGCCCAGCTTTTGACCTATGCTACGGCTGCTACTATGCCGGTCACTTTCGACCAATTCAGCGATTTTATCGCAATTTTCGACGGAGCGTGGCGCGTCTTCAAGCACCTCTACACCAAAACGAAAACGTTGAAACGTGACAactacaaacaaaaacaaaacttttacGCGGCTTCTTATTAGTGTGCAAGCACGGCAACAacagaaaattattaaaacgataacgaaaattatttaaacgaTTAACGCTGCGATTAACATAACATGAAACTGGCAAAAAAGGGGAGACCTTCTCTTATCAAGACAGCGATAAAATGTACTGAATTAGGACCACGActgaaaaaaaagtaaatagaaAAAAGTGAGACTAACTTGTTGTTGTACGACattaaaatatagctttggtATTGTTCTTGTCGGCCGCTTCCGAAAAAATAGTTCATGGATCGTTTGAAATGCTCTAGAAATCGATTtaacaacaagaaaaaacacTATTATTGATGATATTGACTATAAGTACGATTTCTgtattttcttataaaattttaGTGGATATTCCTATTTTAACCTTTTttggaatatatatattgataatCAAAACAAAGTGGCACTTATCCCAATGAATCAATCCAAACTTCTTGTTTTTATAcgcgttactcgtagagtaaaagggtaaactagattcgtcggaaaatATGTAATAGATAGAAGGAAGCTTTTCCGAAcccatgaagtatatatattcttcatcaggatcacaagccgagtagatctagccatgttcgccCGTCCTTCTGACTGTCTGTCAGGCTGTggtaatttttgttaaaaagtaCGAAGTCAAAACTAGAAAATACGTTCAAAGGAAGTTGGAAATATATCACAGCACTCTCCACTTTTTCTTCTATCCCAAAAAACTAGATCAGATTAATTGTTCACTGATGGTGTGTTCTTGACTTCCCACGTCATTGTATATAAAGAAACCTGTATAAATCCGGATATTCTTAGTTCCGAAGTTTGTCCAAGTAAGTAAGTAAAAGACTTGATCGTCCGAGGTGAAGGTAGAGTTTTGAGTGCCGTTAAATCAGAATGAACATATGAAATTCTAATTCTCGAGGAaaggaaaacttaaaaattttgtgtATAAAATGATCTCTTTTCGGAAATTTTATATACACAACATGTTTCTATGTTCAGCCATAATAGtagaaaaatatgaattcTGGGAAAATTTAGATATTAAAAAGGATAATCCTTATATTATCAAATTTAATGGGTTTGCATTTGACAATACAGATCTTGACACCTTTCCCCTCATTATGAGTACCTAATAGTTAAAAGGTGTTTCTGTGCACGTCCGAAAGGTCGCACACCAAAAATATCTAAAGTTGATTATCTTGGAAGGAAAATAACGATCATGTTTGAGGAAGATGTGTTCTAGGATTGTAAAACTTATTTAGAATCAAAAGATCCCCAATAACATAAATCTCACAAAATAATGACTGCGTGCAAAAAATCGTGATATCTGCAAAATTCGAGCGTcatgattattaaaaaagaatctTAAAAATAGTACGCAATCTCTTTCTCATACTGTATGCATTGCAGCTTTCATGTATCGACGAGAGAAATattgcttaaaattaaaagaattataattaaaatattatgaagTAAGAGAAATCTTACTCTTagactttttgatttttacgTGCCAAAGATTGCAGTGCGTTTATAAACGACATTTTACTAAAAGAACGTCTTCTTTCTTTACTAAATTATTGTCAAAAACATACGCTTAGACATTGGAATATTcaaatgttttactttttcgATGTTGATAGCTATTATAAGCGCGGCTAATGACAATGTTTAGCTGgtaaattttttaagatttttctatatgttagagtagtccgatctttattaaatttaattcgaaattcttaaaaatttaaaaagttttatttcgaAGCTTGGAAGCTTATATGTAAAAAAGCACcaaatacataattttttcatatttttcaacTACTTTTCCAAtcgtttttatggcagctatatgatatagttgtccgattttgataaaatttaattcaaaattcaaaactaataaaaaaaaaatgtaatttcctagcgtaggaggttatatgctaaaaaacaccgaagatataattttttcataatattttaccattaattttccgattgttccaatggcagctatatgatatagtcttccgattttgataaaatttagttcaaaattcagacataattaaaaaatgttctttccaagcctaaaaatgttatatgttaaaaaacagcgaaattataatttttttttaattttttcccggatagttcctatgggggctataagatatagttgtccgatccagctggttccgacttatatactactaaGTCTGACATTGCAGATCCGACTTAAGAGATTTGTCcctaaaattgaaaaagagAATGACTATATTTTCAATGGCGGGAATATTTGTCTGTTTCATTATAGGAAATATTGCATTCCGGTTAATTTCTAAATGTCCGTatgtagtgggtttattgcgcgTAAAATTACAGTCGGCTTGGTAACTCGGATGGCCTCGATGTCGCCACATACGGGCATATgtaagcgtcaccgttctcagactagggtaaACAGAATACCACTCTGTCCATGATTACTTCTTTTCACATACGACCGCCTATCCCTTGCTCTGTCTCGGATGGTCTTACTAAGGTTTCGGCTCAGgtcgcgcggacagtcaaaGTAAACGCCAGGAAGATGCTTCGggcttcacttcgcttctacacctagtgtaaacgaacgttccaccctaacCTCACTCATTCGCTAACTGTCCATAAGGTTTCCGCGGGGCTCGATCTGTTTTGCGTGGCTGTCGTGATGTGGTCTTTCTTCCCGATGGCGATTTCCTGATTGCGTGGCAGTTCACGAGTCAAAGCCGTAGGCTTTCCTGGAAaactccactcgagaccgtactgatcaaccgctctcccttctcaCGGGAGAGTACTTTGCCTTACTGCACAATGTCGTCACTATCGCAATTTACTATCGTGTCGTACATTCTCGTAGACGGCTACTGTCGAAATTTCAGACGAGTCGGACTCGTAGTTTTGCTTTGACTGCGTATGGAATAGGGTGCGTCcgcggagtttaaaaaaaatggagaaagAACAATATCGGTCTGTGACTTCGGGTTTTGGAAGGGAAATCGCGAAGCGAAATAAAAGAGCGCTTGGAT
This window contains:
- the LOC108031470 gene encoding homeobox protein H2.0 isoform X1, with protein sequence MIVPHDNVPVSLRKPPYTRELLLHESASTMEQSIPKNLNPHMFRECEEDSALTNGPDPVESDPSTKEAFGSTAVAISSSPSTTSTTKVTLSFSVDRLLASEPVRYHWKNSSSASTGSCCDGGIFCFCSSPHCFSQEKLVTLKREHTQVPASTVPAPTHAYRYMGPDQVYPTLYTGYKSVIRPTPLRAASHAAETNYPDLAARALLRLHQHQKEQHQHHNPHIHKISSVQFTQHQRFLGKTQQQNGDITPKSPKSAIVKQNVSPPQQGNSNTFGGNNGKRKRSWSRAVFTNLQRKGLEIQFQQQKYITKPDRRKLATRLNLTDAQVKVWFQNRRMKWRHTRENLKSGQEKQSTVPAPESSVKAFTQSEGSTHHVAIDYSSDSCSSVDLSEEPDDDDNIEINVVE
- the LOC108031470 gene encoding homeobox protein H2.0 isoform X2; this encodes MIVPHDNVPVSLRKPPYTRELLLHESASTMEQSIPKNLNPHMFRECEEDSALTNGPDPVESDPSTKEAFGSTAVAISSSPSTTSTTKVTLSFSVDRLLASEPVRYHWKNSSSASTGSCCDGGIFCFCSSPHCFSQEKLVTLKREHTQVPASTVPAPTHAYRYMGPDQVYPTLYTGYKSVIRPTPLRAASHAETNYPDLAARALLRLHQHQKEQHQHHNPHIHKISSVQFTQHQRFLGKTQQQNGDITPKSPKSAIVKQNVSPPQQGNSNTFGGNNGKRKRSWSRAVFTNLQRKGLEIQFQQQKYITKPDRRKLATRLNLTDAQVKVWFQNRRMKWRHTRENLKSGQEKQSTVPAPESSVKAFTQSEGSTHHVAIDYSSDSCSSVDLSEEPDDDDNIEINVVE